In one Gossypium hirsutum isolate 1008001.06 chromosome D09, Gossypium_hirsutum_v2.1, whole genome shotgun sequence genomic region, the following are encoded:
- the LOC121202951 gene encoding uncharacterized protein isoform X4, which produces MADGKLDLPDDLLSSKTSFDHSSLKGEAWDGNLEDKGHVGLLEGTKDQAISESNIPLSPQWLYSKPSDSKMLATGTSGDIRATNSLSHRTSGDSNLKDSWRLDASQEKKDRRKTAVDLESSRRWREEERETSLLGRRDRRKEDRRADISSMRDVSENKLTSSERWNDINSRGSGHESRRDNKWSSRWGPEDKEKDSRTEKRTEADKEEALTDKQAFVSGGRIASERDNDSRDKWRPRHRLEIHAGGAASHHSAPGFGLERGRVEVSTVRFAAGRGRSNANVSLQIGRPKSASVIGSCPLDKNKSFNTYCYPRGKLLDIYRKQKTAPNFLTVPDEMDHLSPITQKETVEPLAFVPPDAEEEALLGDIWKGKATSSGVLYNTARDTSGGKQSSTLNREDSVESETNSTKEGGQRRVLPSDTGVTHALISDGEIDGSVNDADDIKSIDKGQVSDLKMQKLPRLEDKESSIHFGEGGELPEDSGSLFDFSSLRATLSHNQIDIKGNYEAHSLESVIPPEDLSLCYLDPQGVIQGPYLGIDIISWFEQGYFGTDLPVRLADAQDGSPFQELGDVMPHLSMNSGSASSGSAVMRMQLPDSFEGSLGETISTSASAPEFKGSDVGCDHKQSLSAVETSGTDFQFRRLTQSYPSEYQSSEDQSLHEFAAAQEEEIIFHGRPTSAGVDPSKISGEVQGPFGNPASHLSFTDEFSKTNIPSHRDDELHPFGLLMSELRSPSGLKCSQSSNIASSIGDRGQFLDPWLDRETNFSDHSVVRTVPEQTSFPEAWPDDYRRNALSNPNIHLGTTGGWPSSHKEQEDNSFGLLRQLMSQKLPNEPLQEENHFSHPFPYSAGFDVEHVQGFDLMLSKNLNRQRSIHHSDPHMEHLLELQFQQQWQLELQRQQQQLELKRQQQQQQQQQQQQLELQRQQQLELQRQQQQLELQRQQQLELQRQQQLELQLQQQQQLELQRQQQLRHHQIKLLQEQQQHLQLPHSQAQQLLCDQLLQHQMPDPGYGQHIFDAARGNIIDQVQLRRHLLAELQQNPHASRHLDSSLEQIIQVKINHGALQGQQAEFLDFMSQAKYGNMLPSEHQLCLQQEQLQAQQLSMALRQQLGMEGDRRLAGSLSVDDVGQFVGNPSSHHQAQSVGLNASDLYQQRLSSLEEHICNLKQNHALQDLPERGIFDPNSTAFGRLTLPVAAPGMKVDNANSLDLAEHLYMHSNNQLDPFSSGNPSFYQQVLGNVYASHPGAMESFHARKNGQLENSWTAKEIPQLNLEAELQRRESEVDSSAWASAGGVNENSKKALMDLLYQKLGIQSMQSSEIDRQNSTSSSRGRETFWPVSEQQTSNFPFNHFPNQEVHVNNLFPEGPQNSNSSALLQDHLFGVAPSASANHMVNCERLPLKANFGSFAEEQSFLLGIEDPSRSSYVDASLMGKSAVDIEIAELEGKDKENGMKGMSNRNGSVSGSEDNVLEQVEATLDCGDLPSGIHSRHSSLGTDGSGRLYGYEIGVDKSAGEDASNDRLPSMLPKGLDKVPQKCPPVPRVSSSQDVFSDQSSLSFVNQNNSASLATSDEGRQGTVANLGTMRSVETQASSKKDVRFRRTSSCNDAAVSEASFIEILKKPVLRGTEAANSTSLEPSDGATQAGRSGKKKGKKGRQIDPALLGFKVTSNRIMMGEIQRLDD; this is translated from the exons ATGGCTGACGGAAAATTAGATCTACCTGATGATCTCCTCTCCTCCAAAACCAGCTTCGACCACTCCTCTCTCAAAG GTGAAGCGTGGGATGGGAACTTGGAGGACAAAGGACACGTGGGGTTACTTGAGGGCACCAAAG ATCAAGCAATTTCAGAGAGCAATATACCTTTGTCTCCACAGTGGCTTTACTCTAAACCATCTGATTCTAAGATGTTAGCTACTGGAACATCTGGG GATATAAGAGCCACAAATTCGTTGTCCCATAGAACCTCTGGTGATTCCAATCTGAAAGATAGTTGGCGTCTGGATGCGTCTCAGGAGAAGAAAGACCGGAGGAAGACTGCAGTTGATCTTGAAAGCAGTCGCCGTTGGCGTGAAGAGGAGAGAGAAACGAGCTTACTTGGCCGAAGGGATCGCCGAAAAGAAGACCGTCGGGCAGATATTTCATCGATGAGGGATGTTTCTGAAAACAAGCTTACTTCTTCAGAGAGATGGAATGATATTAATAGTCGTGGTTCAGGACATGAATCTCGAAGAGACAACAAGTGGTCTTCAAGATGGGGTCCTGAAGACAAAGAAAAGGATTCTCGAACTGAGAAGAGGACAGAAGCTGATAAGGAAGAAGCCCTTACTGACAAACAAGCTTTTGTAAGTGGGGGGCGCATAGCTTCTGAGCGTGACAATGATTCTCGTGATAAGTGGAGACCACGACATCGTTTGGAAATTCATGCAGGTGGGGCTGCTTCTCATCACAGTGCTCCAGGTTTTGGTTTAGAGAGGGGACGAGTGGAGGTATCAACTGTGCGGTTTGCAGCAGGACGAGGTAGATCAAATGCTAATGTAAGCCTACAAATTGGGAGGCCAAAATCTGCTTCTGTCATTGGATCTTGTCCTCTGGACAAAAACAAATCATTTAACACATATTGCTACCCTAGAGGAAAACTGCTTGATATTTACCGCAAGCAAAAGACTGCTCCAAATTTTCTCACTGTACCTGATGAGATGGATCATTTATCACCAATAACTCAAAAAGAAACTGTTGAGCCTTTAGCTTTTGTTCCTCCTGATGCAGAGGAAGAG GCTCTCCTTGGAGATATATGGAAGGGAAAAGCTACAAGCAGTGGAGTGTTGTACAACACAGCTAGAGACACAA GTGGAGGGAAACAAAGTTCTACACTTAACAGGGAGGATAGTGTTGAATCAG AAACAAATAGTACAAAAGAAGGTGGGCAGAGACGTGTTTTACCATCTGACACAGGTGTAACCCATGCTTTGATATCAGATGGGGAAATTGATGGCTCCGTAAATGATGCTGATGATATAAAATCTATTGATAAAGGACAAGTCTCTGATTTGAAAATGCAAAAGCTACCTAGGTTGGAGGATAAGGAATCATCCATTCATTTTGGAGAGGGTGGCGAGCTTCCTGAAGACTCAGGCTCTCTATTTGATTTTTCATCACTACGGGCTACACTAAGCCATAACCAGATAGATATTAAGGGAAATTATGAGGCACATTCACTGGAAAGTGTTATCCCTCCCGAGGATTTGAGTTTGTGCTATCTTGATCCTCAAGGGGTAATTCAGGGACCATATCTGGGAATTGACATAATTTCATGGTTTGAGCAAGGTTATTTTGGTACAGACTTGCCTGTTCGATTGGCAGATGCTCAGGATGGATCTCCTTTCCAAGAACTTGGTGATGTCATGCCACACCTAAGCATGAATTCTGGTTCTGCATCCAGTGGTAGTGCAGTTATGAGAATGCAATTACCCGATTCTTTTGAAGGTAGCTTGGGTGAGACCATATCTACTTCTGCTTCTGCTCCTGAATTTAAGGGGTCTGACGTTGGATGTGACCATAAGCAGTCTTTGTCTGCTGTTGAGACTTCTGGAACTGATTTTCAGTTCAGAAGACTTACTCAAAGTTATCCTTCTGAGTATCAGTCTTCTGAAGATCAAAGCCTCCATGAATTTGCTGCTGCTCAAGAAGAGG AAATTATTTTTCATGGAAGGCCCACAAGTGCGGGGGTTGATCCTTCTAAAATTTCTGGTGAAGTTCAAGGTCCTTTTGGCAATCCTGCAAGCCATTTGTCCTTTACAGATGAATTTTCAAAAACCAATATACCTTCTCATCGAGATGACGAGCTGCATCCCTTTGGTTTGTTGATGTCTGAGTTGAGGAGCCCATCTGGTTTGAAGTGTTCTCAATCATCTAATATAGCTTCCAGCATCGGCGATAGGGGGCAGTTTTTAGATCCTTGGCTTGATAGAGAGACAAACTTTAGTGATCACAGCGTTGTTCGTACAGTCCCTGAACAGACTTCTTTTCCTGAGGCTTGGCCTGATGATTATAGAAGAAATGCTTTGTCTAACCCTAACATTCATCTAGGAACTACTGGTGGTTGGCCCTCGTCTCACAAGGAGCAAGAAGACAATAGTTTTGGCCTTTTACGTCAGCTAATGTCACAAAAGCTGCCCAATGAGCCACTTCAAGAGGAAAATCATTTCTCTCATCCCTTTCCATATTCAGCTGGATTTGATGTGGAGCATGTCCAGGGTTTCGATCTTATGCTGAGCAAAAATCTCAACCGCCAGAGATCAATCCATCATTCAGATCCTCATATGGAACACCTTTTGGAACTTCAGTTTCAACAGCAGTGGCAGTTGGAACTTCAGCGACAGCAGCAGCAATTGGAACTTAAGcgacagcagcagcagcagcagcagcagcagcagcagcagttgGAACTTCAGAGGCAGCAGCAGCTGGAACTTCAGCGGCAACAGCAGCAACTGGAACTACAGCGGCAGCAGCAGCTAGAGTTACAGCGGCAGCAGCAGTTGGAACTACAgctgcagcagcagcagcagttgGAACTTCAGCGGCAGCAGCAGCTTCGTCACCACCAAATTAAATTGTTACAGGAGCAGCAGCAACATCTACAGCTGCCACATTCTCAAGCTCAGCAATTGCTTTGTGATCAATTGCTGCAGCATCAGATGCCTGATCCTGGTTATGGTCAGCACATATTTGATGCTGCTAGAGGCAACATAATCGATCAGGTCCAGTTACGAAGGCATCTCCTTGCTGAATTGCAACAGAATCCTCATGCTTCAAGGCACCTGGATTCATCGCTGGAGCAGATCATCCAAGTGAAGATTAACCATGGTGCACTCCAAGGGCAGCAGGCTGAGTTTTTGGATTTCATGTCACAGGCAAAGTATGGCAATATGCTTCCTTCAGAGCATCAGCTTTGTCTTCAACAAGAACAGTTGCAAGCGCAGCAATTATCTATGGCACTTAGGCAACAATTAGGAATGGAGGGGGATAGAAGACTTGCCGGTTCATTGTCTGTAGATGATGTTGGTCAGTTTGTTGGGAACCCTAGCAGTCATCATCAGGCTCAATCTGTAGGGTTGAATGCTTCAGATCTTTACCAGCAGAGGCTATCATCTCTTGAAGAGCATATCTGCAATCTTAAGCAGAATCATGCTTTGCAGGACCTACCAGAGCGAGGGATTTTTGACCCCAACTCCACAGCATTTGGCAGGTTGACCCTTCCTGTAGCTGCTCCTGGAATGAAAGTAGACAATGCAAATTCTCTAGATCTAGCCGAACATCTTTATATGCACTCCAACAACCAACTGGATCCATTTTCTTCAGGTAACCCCTCTTTTTACCAGCAAGTTTTAGGCAATGTATATGCTTCTCATCCTGGTGCAATGGAGAGCTTCCATGCTAGGAAAAATGGGCAGCTAGAAAATAGTTGGACTGCAAAAGAGATACCACAATTAAATCTTGAAGCAGAACTGCAAAGAAGGGAGTCTGAAGTTGATTCAAGTGCTTGGGCATCAGCTGGAGGGGTTAATGAAAACTCTAAGAAGGCTTTAATGGACCTTCTTTACCAAAAACTTGGTATTCAATCTATGCAATCATCAGAAATCGATCGTCAGAATTCTACTTCATCTTCCAGAGGGCGGGAAACCTTTTGGCCTGTTTCTGAGCAACAAACTTCCAATTTTCCTTTTAATCATTTTCCAAATCAGGAAGTTCATGTGAACAACTTGTTTCCGGAAGGCCCTCAAAATTCTAATTCAAGTGCCTTGTTGCAAGATCATTTGTTTGGAGTTGCTCCAAGCGCATCTGCCAACCACATGGTTAACTGTGAAAGATTGCCTCTTAAAGCCAATTTTGGCTCATTTGCAGAAGAGCAGTCATTCTTGTTGGGCATTGAAGATCCTTCTCGTAGTAGCTATGTAGATGCTAGCTTGATGGGAAAATCAGCTGTGGATATAGAAATAGCAGAACTGGAAGGAAAAGACAAAGAAAATGGAATGAAAGGCATGAGTAATAGGAATGGTTCTGTGTCAGGGTCTGAGGACAATGTATTAGAACAAGTAGAGGCAACCTTGGACTGTGGTGACCTACCAAGTGGCATCCATAGCCGGCATAGTTCTCTTGGAACCG ATGGAAGTGGCAGGTTGTATGGGTATGAAATTGGAGTAGATAAGTCAGCTGGAGAAGATGCTTCTAATGATAG GTTACCTTCAATGCTGCCAAAGGGGCTTGACAAAGTTCCACAGAAATGCCCACCTGTGCCACGGGTTTCTTCATCCCAGGATGTCTTTTCTGATCAAAGCTCACTGTCATTTGTTAATCAGAATAATTCTGCTAGCCTTGCAACTTCTGATG AAGGAAGACAGGGGACGGTGGCGAATCTAGGAACGATGAGGAGTGTAGAAACTCAGGCATCTAGCAAGAAAGACGTCCGTTTTAGGAGGACCTCATCTTGCAATGATGCTGCAGTGTCTGAAGCATCATTCATTGAGATTCTAAAGAAGCCGGTTCTTCGTGGGACTGAGGCAGCTAACAGCACTTCTTTGGAACCTTCTGATGGTGCAACACAAGCTGGACGAAGTggcaagaagaaagggaaaaaggGAAGACAGATTGATCCTGCTCTACTGGGTTTCAAAGTCACCAGCAACCGTATAATGATGGGTGAGATCCAACGCCTTGATGATTGA
- the LOC121202951 gene encoding uncharacterized protein isoform X1, with protein MADGKLDLPDDLLSSKTSFDHSSLKVLGEAWDGNLEDKGHVGLLEGTKDQAISESNIPLSPQWLYSKPSDSKMLATGTSGDIRATNSLSHRTSGDSNLKDSWRLDASQEKKDRRKTAVDLESSRRWREEERETSLLGRRDRRKEDRRADISSMRDVSENKLTSSERWNDINSRGSGHESRRDNKWSSRWGPEDKEKDSRTEKRTEADKEEALTDKQAFVSGGRIASERDNDSRDKWRPRHRLEIHAGGAASHHSAPGFGLERGRVEVSTVRFAAGRGRSNANVSLQIGRPKSASVIGSCPLDKNKSFNTYCYPRGKLLDIYRKQKTAPNFLTVPDEMDHLSPITQKETVEPLAFVPPDAEEEALLGDIWKGKATSSGVLYNTARDTSGGKQSSTLNREDSVESGENAAVNNIYRGNHAGTCYALDSQMIVTEETNSTKEGGQRRVLPSDTGVTHALISDGEIDGSVNDADDIKSIDKGQVSDLKMQKLPRLEDKESSIHFGEGGELPEDSGSLFDFSSLRATLSHNQIDIKGNYEAHSLESVIPPEDLSLCYLDPQGVIQGPYLGIDIISWFEQGYFGTDLPVRLADAQDGSPFQELGDVMPHLSMNSGSASSGSAVMRMQLPDSFEGSLGETISTSASAPEFKGSDVGCDHKQSLSAVETSGTDFQFRRLTQSYPSEYQSSEDQSLHEFAAAQEEEIIFHGRPTSAGVDPSKISGEVQGPFGNPASHLSFTDEFSKTNIPSHRDDELHPFGLLMSELRSPSGLKCSQSSNIASSIGDRGQFLDPWLDRETNFSDHSVVRTVPEQTSFPEAWPDDYRRNALSNPNIHLGTTGGWPSSHKEQEDNSFGLLRQLMSQKLPNEPLQEENHFSHPFPYSAGFDVEHVQGFDLMLSKNLNRQRSIHHSDPHMEHLLELQFQQQWQLELQRQQQQLELKRQQQQQQQQQQQQLELQRQQQLELQRQQQQLELQRQQQLELQRQQQLELQLQQQQQLELQRQQQLRHHQIKLLQEQQQHLQLPHSQAQQLLCDQLLQHQMPDPGYGQHIFDAARGNIIDQVQLRRHLLAELQQNPHASRHLDSSLEQIIQVKINHGALQGQQAEFLDFMSQAKYGNMLPSEHQLCLQQEQLQAQQLSMALRQQLGMEGDRRLAGSLSVDDVGQFVGNPSSHHQAQSVGLNASDLYQQRLSSLEEHICNLKQNHALQDLPERGIFDPNSTAFGRLTLPVAAPGMKVDNANSLDLAEHLYMHSNNQLDPFSSGNPSFYQQVLGNVYASHPGAMESFHARKNGQLENSWTAKEIPQLNLEAELQRRESEVDSSAWASAGGVNENSKKALMDLLYQKLGIQSMQSSEIDRQNSTSSSRGRETFWPVSEQQTSNFPFNHFPNQEVHVNNLFPEGPQNSNSSALLQDHLFGVAPSASANHMVNCERLPLKANFGSFAEEQSFLLGIEDPSRSSYVDASLMGKSAVDIEIAELEGKDKENGMKGMSNRNGSVSGSEDNVLEQVEATLDCGDLPSGIHSRHSSLGTDGSGRLYGYEIGVDKSAGEDASNDRLPSMLPKGLDKVPQKCPPVPRVSSSQDVFSDQSSLSFVNQNNSASLATSDEGRQGTVANLGTMRSVETQASSKKDVRFRRTSSCNDAAVSEASFIEILKKPVLRGTEAANSTSLEPSDGATQAGRSGKKKGKKGRQIDPALLGFKVTSNRIMMGEIQRLDD; from the exons ATGGCTGACGGAAAATTAGATCTACCTGATGATCTCCTCTCCTCCAAAACCAGCTTCGACCACTCCTCTCTCAAAG TTTTAGGTGAAGCGTGGGATGGGAACTTGGAGGACAAAGGACACGTGGGGTTACTTGAGGGCACCAAAG ATCAAGCAATTTCAGAGAGCAATATACCTTTGTCTCCACAGTGGCTTTACTCTAAACCATCTGATTCTAAGATGTTAGCTACTGGAACATCTGGG GATATAAGAGCCACAAATTCGTTGTCCCATAGAACCTCTGGTGATTCCAATCTGAAAGATAGTTGGCGTCTGGATGCGTCTCAGGAGAAGAAAGACCGGAGGAAGACTGCAGTTGATCTTGAAAGCAGTCGCCGTTGGCGTGAAGAGGAGAGAGAAACGAGCTTACTTGGCCGAAGGGATCGCCGAAAAGAAGACCGTCGGGCAGATATTTCATCGATGAGGGATGTTTCTGAAAACAAGCTTACTTCTTCAGAGAGATGGAATGATATTAATAGTCGTGGTTCAGGACATGAATCTCGAAGAGACAACAAGTGGTCTTCAAGATGGGGTCCTGAAGACAAAGAAAAGGATTCTCGAACTGAGAAGAGGACAGAAGCTGATAAGGAAGAAGCCCTTACTGACAAACAAGCTTTTGTAAGTGGGGGGCGCATAGCTTCTGAGCGTGACAATGATTCTCGTGATAAGTGGAGACCACGACATCGTTTGGAAATTCATGCAGGTGGGGCTGCTTCTCATCACAGTGCTCCAGGTTTTGGTTTAGAGAGGGGACGAGTGGAGGTATCAACTGTGCGGTTTGCAGCAGGACGAGGTAGATCAAATGCTAATGTAAGCCTACAAATTGGGAGGCCAAAATCTGCTTCTGTCATTGGATCTTGTCCTCTGGACAAAAACAAATCATTTAACACATATTGCTACCCTAGAGGAAAACTGCTTGATATTTACCGCAAGCAAAAGACTGCTCCAAATTTTCTCACTGTACCTGATGAGATGGATCATTTATCACCAATAACTCAAAAAGAAACTGTTGAGCCTTTAGCTTTTGTTCCTCCTGATGCAGAGGAAGAG GCTCTCCTTGGAGATATATGGAAGGGAAAAGCTACAAGCAGTGGAGTGTTGTACAACACAGCTAGAGACACAA GTGGAGGGAAACAAAGTTCTACACTTAACAGGGAGGATAGTGTTGAATCAGGTGAGAATGCTGCTGTAAACAATATTTATCGAGGGAATCATGCTGGGACATGTTATGCCTTAGATTCACAGATGATTGTGACCGAGG AAACAAATAGTACAAAAGAAGGTGGGCAGAGACGTGTTTTACCATCTGACACAGGTGTAACCCATGCTTTGATATCAGATGGGGAAATTGATGGCTCCGTAAATGATGCTGATGATATAAAATCTATTGATAAAGGACAAGTCTCTGATTTGAAAATGCAAAAGCTACCTAGGTTGGAGGATAAGGAATCATCCATTCATTTTGGAGAGGGTGGCGAGCTTCCTGAAGACTCAGGCTCTCTATTTGATTTTTCATCACTACGGGCTACACTAAGCCATAACCAGATAGATATTAAGGGAAATTATGAGGCACATTCACTGGAAAGTGTTATCCCTCCCGAGGATTTGAGTTTGTGCTATCTTGATCCTCAAGGGGTAATTCAGGGACCATATCTGGGAATTGACATAATTTCATGGTTTGAGCAAGGTTATTTTGGTACAGACTTGCCTGTTCGATTGGCAGATGCTCAGGATGGATCTCCTTTCCAAGAACTTGGTGATGTCATGCCACACCTAAGCATGAATTCTGGTTCTGCATCCAGTGGTAGTGCAGTTATGAGAATGCAATTACCCGATTCTTTTGAAGGTAGCTTGGGTGAGACCATATCTACTTCTGCTTCTGCTCCTGAATTTAAGGGGTCTGACGTTGGATGTGACCATAAGCAGTCTTTGTCTGCTGTTGAGACTTCTGGAACTGATTTTCAGTTCAGAAGACTTACTCAAAGTTATCCTTCTGAGTATCAGTCTTCTGAAGATCAAAGCCTCCATGAATTTGCTGCTGCTCAAGAAGAGG AAATTATTTTTCATGGAAGGCCCACAAGTGCGGGGGTTGATCCTTCTAAAATTTCTGGTGAAGTTCAAGGTCCTTTTGGCAATCCTGCAAGCCATTTGTCCTTTACAGATGAATTTTCAAAAACCAATATACCTTCTCATCGAGATGACGAGCTGCATCCCTTTGGTTTGTTGATGTCTGAGTTGAGGAGCCCATCTGGTTTGAAGTGTTCTCAATCATCTAATATAGCTTCCAGCATCGGCGATAGGGGGCAGTTTTTAGATCCTTGGCTTGATAGAGAGACAAACTTTAGTGATCACAGCGTTGTTCGTACAGTCCCTGAACAGACTTCTTTTCCTGAGGCTTGGCCTGATGATTATAGAAGAAATGCTTTGTCTAACCCTAACATTCATCTAGGAACTACTGGTGGTTGGCCCTCGTCTCACAAGGAGCAAGAAGACAATAGTTTTGGCCTTTTACGTCAGCTAATGTCACAAAAGCTGCCCAATGAGCCACTTCAAGAGGAAAATCATTTCTCTCATCCCTTTCCATATTCAGCTGGATTTGATGTGGAGCATGTCCAGGGTTTCGATCTTATGCTGAGCAAAAATCTCAACCGCCAGAGATCAATCCATCATTCAGATCCTCATATGGAACACCTTTTGGAACTTCAGTTTCAACAGCAGTGGCAGTTGGAACTTCAGCGACAGCAGCAGCAATTGGAACTTAAGcgacagcagcagcagcagcagcagcagcagcagcagcagttgGAACTTCAGAGGCAGCAGCAGCTGGAACTTCAGCGGCAACAGCAGCAACTGGAACTACAGCGGCAGCAGCAGCTAGAGTTACAGCGGCAGCAGCAGTTGGAACTACAgctgcagcagcagcagcagttgGAACTTCAGCGGCAGCAGCAGCTTCGTCACCACCAAATTAAATTGTTACAGGAGCAGCAGCAACATCTACAGCTGCCACATTCTCAAGCTCAGCAATTGCTTTGTGATCAATTGCTGCAGCATCAGATGCCTGATCCTGGTTATGGTCAGCACATATTTGATGCTGCTAGAGGCAACATAATCGATCAGGTCCAGTTACGAAGGCATCTCCTTGCTGAATTGCAACAGAATCCTCATGCTTCAAGGCACCTGGATTCATCGCTGGAGCAGATCATCCAAGTGAAGATTAACCATGGTGCACTCCAAGGGCAGCAGGCTGAGTTTTTGGATTTCATGTCACAGGCAAAGTATGGCAATATGCTTCCTTCAGAGCATCAGCTTTGTCTTCAACAAGAACAGTTGCAAGCGCAGCAATTATCTATGGCACTTAGGCAACAATTAGGAATGGAGGGGGATAGAAGACTTGCCGGTTCATTGTCTGTAGATGATGTTGGTCAGTTTGTTGGGAACCCTAGCAGTCATCATCAGGCTCAATCTGTAGGGTTGAATGCTTCAGATCTTTACCAGCAGAGGCTATCATCTCTTGAAGAGCATATCTGCAATCTTAAGCAGAATCATGCTTTGCAGGACCTACCAGAGCGAGGGATTTTTGACCCCAACTCCACAGCATTTGGCAGGTTGACCCTTCCTGTAGCTGCTCCTGGAATGAAAGTAGACAATGCAAATTCTCTAGATCTAGCCGAACATCTTTATATGCACTCCAACAACCAACTGGATCCATTTTCTTCAGGTAACCCCTCTTTTTACCAGCAAGTTTTAGGCAATGTATATGCTTCTCATCCTGGTGCAATGGAGAGCTTCCATGCTAGGAAAAATGGGCAGCTAGAAAATAGTTGGACTGCAAAAGAGATACCACAATTAAATCTTGAAGCAGAACTGCAAAGAAGGGAGTCTGAAGTTGATTCAAGTGCTTGGGCATCAGCTGGAGGGGTTAATGAAAACTCTAAGAAGGCTTTAATGGACCTTCTTTACCAAAAACTTGGTATTCAATCTATGCAATCATCAGAAATCGATCGTCAGAATTCTACTTCATCTTCCAGAGGGCGGGAAACCTTTTGGCCTGTTTCTGAGCAACAAACTTCCAATTTTCCTTTTAATCATTTTCCAAATCAGGAAGTTCATGTGAACAACTTGTTTCCGGAAGGCCCTCAAAATTCTAATTCAAGTGCCTTGTTGCAAGATCATTTGTTTGGAGTTGCTCCAAGCGCATCTGCCAACCACATGGTTAACTGTGAAAGATTGCCTCTTAAAGCCAATTTTGGCTCATTTGCAGAAGAGCAGTCATTCTTGTTGGGCATTGAAGATCCTTCTCGTAGTAGCTATGTAGATGCTAGCTTGATGGGAAAATCAGCTGTGGATATAGAAATAGCAGAACTGGAAGGAAAAGACAAAGAAAATGGAATGAAAGGCATGAGTAATAGGAATGGTTCTGTGTCAGGGTCTGAGGACAATGTATTAGAACAAGTAGAGGCAACCTTGGACTGTGGTGACCTACCAAGTGGCATCCATAGCCGGCATAGTTCTCTTGGAACCG ATGGAAGTGGCAGGTTGTATGGGTATGAAATTGGAGTAGATAAGTCAGCTGGAGAAGATGCTTCTAATGATAG GTTACCTTCAATGCTGCCAAAGGGGCTTGACAAAGTTCCACAGAAATGCCCACCTGTGCCACGGGTTTCTTCATCCCAGGATGTCTTTTCTGATCAAAGCTCACTGTCATTTGTTAATCAGAATAATTCTGCTAGCCTTGCAACTTCTGATG AAGGAAGACAGGGGACGGTGGCGAATCTAGGAACGATGAGGAGTGTAGAAACTCAGGCATCTAGCAAGAAAGACGTCCGTTTTAGGAGGACCTCATCTTGCAATGATGCTGCAGTGTCTGAAGCATCATTCATTGAGATTCTAAAGAAGCCGGTTCTTCGTGGGACTGAGGCAGCTAACAGCACTTCTTTGGAACCTTCTGATGGTGCAACACAAGCTGGACGAAGTggcaagaagaaagggaaaaaggGAAGACAGATTGATCCTGCTCTACTGGGTTTCAAAGTCACCAGCAACCGTATAATGATGGGTGAGATCCAACGCCTTGATGATTGA